A section of the Malania oleifera isolate guangnan ecotype guangnan chromosome 2, ASM2987363v1, whole genome shotgun sequence genome encodes:
- the LOC131148531 gene encoding protein CHLOROPLAST IMPORT APPARATUS 2 isoform X2, giving the protein MGYSTGTSLLMRSPKREEQRVPEADAVAGEEMDVIVEELEGIFCNIKGEEKVEHGDDDVYGGDQFVTMNWEFMDWEEEEEDCLAAAADDGASKPCSEKQESTQFMGVFGKKESVAFWEKDEHRVPLNLNLNYQDVLDAWSDRGSLWANDFSLSIPNASGYTGEVPVMMEEERSSRREASVLRYKEKRQTRLFSKKIRYQVRKLNADKRPRLKGRFVKRVGAEKTTLVNK; this is encoded by the exons ATGGGGTACAGCACAGGTACTTCTCTCCTGATGAGAAGCCCCAAGAGGGAAGAACAACGGGTGCCGGAAGCAGACGCCGTCGCCGGCGAGGAGATGGATGTCATCGTGGAAGAACTGGAGGGCATTTTCTGCAATATCAAGGGCGAGGAAAAAGTAGAGCATGGGGACGATGACGTGTACGGCGGGGATCAATTCGTGACGATGAACTGGGAGTTCATGGAttgggaggaggaggaggaggactGCCTCGCCGCCGCCGCCGACGATGGAGCAAGCAAGCCTTGCAGTGAAAAACAAGAAAGTACCCAGTTCATGGGCGTGTTTGGGAAGAAAGAAAGCGTGGCATTCTGGGAGAAGGATGAACACAGAGTGCCCCTGAACTTGAATTTGAACTATCAAGATGTGTTGGATGCGTGGTCCGATCGAGGGTCACTTTGGGCTAATGATTTTTCTCTTTCCATTCCCAACGCGAGCGGCTAT ACGGGGGAGGTGCCGGTGATGATGGAAGAAGAAAGAAGCAGCAGAAGGGAAGCCAGTGTGCTGAGGTACAAGGAGAAACGCCAAACAAGATTGTTCTCTAAGAAGATTAGATATCAAGTTCGCAAACTCAATGCTGATAAAAGACCTCGactaaag GGTCGGTTTGTAAAGAGAGTTGGAGCAGAGAAGACCACACTTGTGAATAAATGA
- the LOC131148531 gene encoding protein CHLOROPLAST IMPORT APPARATUS 2 isoform X1, whose protein sequence is MGYSTGTSLLMRSPKREEQRVPEADAVAGEEMDVIVEELEGIFCNIKGEEKVEHGDDDVYGGDQFVTMNWEFMDWEEEEEDCLAAAADDGASKPCSEKQESTQFMGVFGKKESVAFWEKDEHRVPLNLNLNYQDVLDAWSDRGSLWANDFSLSIPNASGYTGEVPVMMEEERSSRREASVLRYKEKRQTRLFSKKIRYQVRKLNADKRPRLKCAKALYTVDLTSIMLRQRSPIMD, encoded by the exons ATGGGGTACAGCACAGGTACTTCTCTCCTGATGAGAAGCCCCAAGAGGGAAGAACAACGGGTGCCGGAAGCAGACGCCGTCGCCGGCGAGGAGATGGATGTCATCGTGGAAGAACTGGAGGGCATTTTCTGCAATATCAAGGGCGAGGAAAAAGTAGAGCATGGGGACGATGACGTGTACGGCGGGGATCAATTCGTGACGATGAACTGGGAGTTCATGGAttgggaggaggaggaggaggactGCCTCGCCGCCGCCGCCGACGATGGAGCAAGCAAGCCTTGCAGTGAAAAACAAGAAAGTACCCAGTTCATGGGCGTGTTTGGGAAGAAAGAAAGCGTGGCATTCTGGGAGAAGGATGAACACAGAGTGCCCCTGAACTTGAATTTGAACTATCAAGATGTGTTGGATGCGTGGTCCGATCGAGGGTCACTTTGGGCTAATGATTTTTCTCTTTCCATTCCCAACGCGAGCGGCTAT ACGGGGGAGGTGCCGGTGATGATGGAAGAAGAAAGAAGCAGCAGAAGGGAAGCCAGTGTGCTGAGGTACAAGGAGAAACGCCAAACAAGATTGTTCTCTAAGAAGATTAGATATCAAGTTCGCAAACTCAATGCTGATAAAAGACCTCGactaaag TGTGCTAAAGCTTTGTACACGGTGGACCTCACCTCCATCATGCTCCGTCAACGGTCACCCATCATGGACTga